One Faecalicatena sp. Marseille-Q4148 DNA window includes the following coding sequences:
- a CDS encoding PrgI family protein: protein MAYVPVPKDLSKIKTKLAFNLTKRQLVCFSGAAAVGLPAYLFSRGSIGNSAAMFLMIGLMLPFFFLAMYERDGLPLEKVLKNIIRTRFLYPRVRPYKTENFYALLSARKEAQPIAKQQKGRKARRQKA, encoded by the coding sequence ATGGCCTATGTGCCAGTACCAAAAGACCTTTCCAAAATCAAGACAAAGCTGGCCTTCAATCTGACGAAGCGCCAGCTTGTTTGTTTTTCCGGTGCGGCGGCGGTGGGCCTCCCGGCTTACCTGTTTTCCCGTGGCAGTATCGGGAACAGTGCCGCCATGTTCCTGATGATCGGCCTCATGCTCCCGTTCTTCTTTCTGGCTATGTATGAGCGGGACGGCCTGCCATTGGAAAAAGTGCTGAAAAACATCATCCGCACCCGGTTCCTCTATCCCCGTGTGCGGCCTTACAAAACCGAAAACTTCTATGCGCTGCTTAGCGCCAGAAAGGAGGCGCAGCCGATTGCGAAACAGCAGAAGGGCCGGAAAGCCCGCAGGCAGAAAGCCTGA